Proteins from a single region of Megalopta genalis isolate 19385.01 chromosome 3, iyMegGena1_principal, whole genome shotgun sequence:
- the LOC117229535 gene encoding uncharacterized protein LOC117229535 isoform X1, translating into MGESEKLENAIEKLRKSVNSFRLGAISLDDYKPYEDKIKIMYNTLTQLNARILMLKAHHHFLESEDVVEKDAPTKCHEATSNCLLNNLATKSCLHSYTITNILSGRQGDPDKQKIFYFRKMYDYMRKIYSINDELMILQKEIDEAMEKQLNLKIECQNMLYDHKKFLEVQEEMWNKKLQETNPEIARNKRKLIQRLDKVNIMKKLIVNFIAASNHLLMEKPILIEMLEKHRDLIDIDTIMKMARSSTENETETMVQTKSN; encoded by the exons ATGGGAGAAtctgaaaaattagaaaatgcaATCGAAAAGCTGCGTAAAAGTGTTAATAGCTTTCGTCTTGGAGCTATTTCCTTGGATGATTACAAACCTTATGAAGACAAGatcaaaataatgtataatactTTGACTCAATTAAATGCCAGGATATTAATGCTTAAAGCACATCATCATTTTC TCGAATCGGAAGATGTAGTAGAGAAAGACGCGCCAACAAAGTGTCACGAAGCAACATCAAACTGCCTTTTAAATAACCTAGCAACTAAGTCATGCCTTCATTCTTATACAATTACAAATATTCTGAGTGGCAGGCAAGGTGATCCAGATAAGCAAAA aatattttatttcagaAAAATGTATGACTATATGCGTAAAATATATAGTATCAATGATGAGTTGATGATATTACAGAAAGAAATTGATGAAGCAATGGAGAAACAATTAAATTTGAAGATAGAGTGCCAAAACATGTTATACGATCATAAAAAATTCCTGGAGGTGCAAGAAGAAATGTGGAATAAAAAGTTGCAAGAGACAAACCCTGAAATTGCACG CAACAAGAGGAAGCTGATCCAGAGATTAGATAAAGTCAATATAATGAAGAAACTTATTGTCAATTTTATTGCTGCCTCCAATCACTTGCTGATGGAGAAACCAATCCTGATAGAGATGTTAGAGAAACACAGAGACCTGATCGATATCGATACGATCATGAAAATGGCCCGAAGCAGTACAGAAAATGAAACGGAGACAATGGTTCAAACGAAAAGTAATTAA
- the LOC117229535 gene encoding uncharacterized protein LOC117229535 isoform X2: MGESEKLENAIEKLRKSVNSFRLGAISLDDYKPYEDKIKIMYNTLTQLNARILMLKAHHHFLESEDVVEKDAPTKCHEATSNCLLNNLATKSCLHSYTITNILSGRQGDPDKQKKMYDYMRKIYSINDELMILQKEIDEAMEKQLNLKIECQNMLYDHKKFLEVQEEMWNKKLQETNPEIARNKRKLIQRLDKVNIMKKLIVNFIAASNHLLMEKPILIEMLEKHRDLIDIDTIMKMARSSTENETETMVQTKSN; encoded by the exons ATGGGAGAAtctgaaaaattagaaaatgcaATCGAAAAGCTGCGTAAAAGTGTTAATAGCTTTCGTCTTGGAGCTATTTCCTTGGATGATTACAAACCTTATGAAGACAAGatcaaaataatgtataatactTTGACTCAATTAAATGCCAGGATATTAATGCTTAAAGCACATCATCATTTTC TCGAATCGGAAGATGTAGTAGAGAAAGACGCGCCAACAAAGTGTCACGAAGCAACATCAAACTGCCTTTTAAATAACCTAGCAACTAAGTCATGCCTTCATTCTTATACAATTACAAATATTCTGAGTGGCAGGCAAGGTGATCCAGATAAGCAAAA aAAAATGTATGACTATATGCGTAAAATATATAGTATCAATGATGAGTTGATGATATTACAGAAAGAAATTGATGAAGCAATGGAGAAACAATTAAATTTGAAGATAGAGTGCCAAAACATGTTATACGATCATAAAAAATTCCTGGAGGTGCAAGAAGAAATGTGGAATAAAAAGTTGCAAGAGACAAACCCTGAAATTGCACG CAACAAGAGGAAGCTGATCCAGAGATTAGATAAAGTCAATATAATGAAGAAACTTATTGTCAATTTTATTGCTGCCTCCAATCACTTGCTGATGGAGAAACCAATCCTGATAGAGATGTTAGAGAAACACAGAGACCTGATCGATATCGATACGATCATGAAAATGGCCCGAAGCAGTACAGAAAATGAAACGGAGACAATGGTTCAAACGAAAAGTAATTAA